A stretch of Aedes aegypti strain LVP_AGWG chromosome 2, AaegL5.0 Primary Assembly, whole genome shotgun sequence DNA encodes these proteins:
- the LOC5571412 gene encoding spermine oxidase: MSPKILIIGAGASGIAAATRLYENGFRNLIILEAENRLGGRIHTVPYGDNVLDYGAQWVHSNVDNVVYDMGAKYNLVEVEKHREDELCIKSNGEEVPIEVSNRVMDVLEHSIDDEENVKQYKKSLGDYYTDSFQKALQSGQFADIDYETCYQLFQFFLKYHHTYNAVDSVFEMSAAGLLEFIDHQDEYLINWRKRGFKTILDLMLNRLPEQKTKPIPIEDYVFFNKRVVNISYSTDASQSARVTCSDGSCYIVDHVIITVSLGVLKEIHSTLFTPSLPQLKQNAIKGLYIGVVDKMVLQFEKPFWPVGWRGFAMLWNEHDLKDLRNSDKSWIEGVASFFVPEYQPNLLVGWVHGKDARTMEELTEREVVEALLFVLRKFLVKFNIPEPKSFTRSTWYSNRNFRGSYSSRSMISDALNAKAADLAQPLTNSQQLPVVQFAGEATHPEYFSTVQGAIESGWREANRLIEIYKDKTTTVSKL; encoded by the exons ATGAGTCCAAAAATACTTATCATTGGCGCCGGTGCGTCCGGAATCGCTGCTGCTACGCGTCTTTACGAAAATGGATTTCGGAACTTGATTATACTGGAAGCTGAGAATCGACTGGGTGGTAGGATTCACACGGTACCCTACGGGGACAACGTGCTTGACTATGGTGCTCAATG GGTTCATTCAAACGTGGACAACGTTGTGTACGATATGGGGGCAAAGTATAATCTAGTAGAAGTGGAAAAGCATCGTGAAGATGAACTCTGCATCAAATCGAACGGAGAGGAAGTTCCTATTGAAGTATCTAATCGAGTCATGGATGTACTTGAGCATTCGATAGACGATGAAGAAAATGTGAAACAGTATAAGAAATCCTTAGGAGACTATTACACGGACAG TTTTCAAAAAGCATTACAGAGTGGCCAATTTGCTGATATCGATTACGAAACGTGTTATCAACTCTTCCAATTCTTTTTGAAATACCACCATACGTACAATGCCGTAGATAGCGTGTTTGAGATGTCTGCAGCAGGACTTTTGGAGTTTATTGACCATCAAGATGAATACCTTATAAATTGGCGGAAACGCGGATTCAAAACTATACTTGACTTAATGTTG AATCGACTTCCGGAGCAGAAGACGAAACCGATACCAATTGAGGATTACGTATTTTTCAACAAGCGTGTAGTTAACATCAGTTATTCAACCGATGCTAGTCAATCTGCCCGAGTGACCTGTAGTGATGGCAGTTGTTACATTGTAGATCACGTGATAATCACTGTTTCTCTTGGAGTTCTGAAAGAGATTCACTCTACCTTATTTACTCCAAGCTTACCTCAACTAAAGCAGAATGCCATCAAAGGACTGTACATCGGCGTCGTCGACAAGATGGTGTTGCAATTTGAAAAACCGTTCTGGCCGGTAGGATGGCGTGGTTTTGCTATGCTGTGGAATGAACACGACCTGAAGGATCTTCGTAACTCTGACAAAAGCTGGATAGAAGGCGTTGCAAGTTTCTTCGTCCCTGAATATCAACCGAACCTGCTAGTCGGATGGGTCCACGGAAAGGATGCTAGAACCATGGAGGAACTTACCGAGCGTGAAGTAGTCGAAGCGTTATTGTTCGTGCTAAGAAAGTTTCTGGTAAAATTTAACATTCCGGAGCCGAAGTCATTTACTCGTAGTACCTGGTACTCGAATAGAAATTTTCGGGGATCGTATTCCAGTCGATCGATGATCTCGGATGCACTGAACGCTAAAGCAGCTGATTTGGCGCAACCCTTGACAAATTCGCAACAGCTGCCAGTGGTGCAGTTTGCAGGAGAAGCAACACATCCAGAGTATTTTTCAACGGTGCAGGGTGCCATTGAGAGCGGTTGGAGAGAAGCAAACAGATTGATAGAAATTTACAAGGATAAAACTACGACAGTTAGTAAATTGTAA